One genomic segment of uncultured Ilyobacter sp. includes these proteins:
- a CDS encoding DMT family transporter, with translation MKNKYIGYVMAFITIFVWGTTYAITKNLLNYFTPLEALFLRFLIAYLFLMIIKPTFNFKFNFQEEKLFLFLGLTGGMLYFLVENLALKYTSASNVGLIVSSIPIFSSIIAHFTTEDEKFDTNLLLGFALAVTGIFIILYNGNKVLKLNPIGDILAVVCSIIWAVYSNLLRKVDNSYSGILLVRKTFFYGLIFMLPVLYVFKVKIHFEYIFNKDVSFSIFYLALVASCICFIMWSRSINIIGVIKTTNFVYLIPLVAMISSMLLLDEKITPLMIVGGALILSGVLINDKKITLGKLFKAKAATTS, from the coding sequence ATGAAGAATAAGTATATAGGTTATGTAATGGCATTCATAACAATATTCGTTTGGGGTACGACTTATGCGATCACGAAAAATTTATTAAATTATTTTACACCTTTAGAGGCACTTTTTCTGAGATTTTTGATAGCTTATCTCTTCCTAATGATTATAAAACCAACATTTAATTTCAAGTTTAACTTTCAAGAGGAAAAACTTTTTTTATTTCTAGGGCTCACAGGAGGGATGCTTTACTTTTTAGTTGAAAATCTGGCGTTGAAATATACCTCAGCCTCTAACGTGGGGCTTATAGTATCTTCTATACCCATATTTTCATCGATAATAGCCCATTTCACCACCGAGGATGAAAAATTTGACACCAACCTCCTTCTAGGCTTTGCCTTAGCCGTAACAGGTATCTTTATAATACTTTATAATGGGAACAAGGTTCTAAAGCTAAATCCCATAGGAGATATATTAGCAGTTGTGTGCTCGATCATATGGGCTGTGTACTCTAACCTTCTCAGAAAAGTGGATAATAGTTACTCTGGAATACTTCTAGTGAGAAAAACTTTTTTTTACGGTCTTATTTTTATGTTGCCGGTGCTATACGTATTTAAAGTAAAAATTCATTTTGAATACATCTTCAATAAAGATGTTTCTTTCAGTATATTTTATCTTGCTCTTGTGGCCTCTTGTATCTGTTTCATCATGTGGAGCAGATCTATAAATATAATAGGAGTGATAAAAACAACTAACTTTGTCTATCTTATACCCCTAGTTGCAATGATCTCTTCCATGCTGTTATTAGACGAAAAAATCACTCCTCTTATGATCGTAGGAGGTGCACTAATTCTTTCAGGTGTCCTCATAAATGACAAGAAGATTACTCTCGGAAAGCTTTTTAAGGCAAAAGCGGCTACAACCTCATAA
- a CDS encoding DNA-3-methyladenine glycosylase: protein MKKNRKKEKGLTNGPGKLCQALNITKDENGIDLTESENLWIEDDGKYLSETTEEILMDNSLISKGKNFSVVACKRIGIEYAEEYKEKFWRFYIDGSPNISKKL, encoded by the coding sequence ATGAAAAAGAACAGAAAAAAAGAAAAAGGCCTGACCAACGGTCCTGGAAAACTTTGCCAGGCTTTGAATATAACAAAAGATGAAAATGGAATTGACCTCACTGAAAGCGAAAATCTTTGGATAGAAGATGACGGGAAGTATTTAAGTGAAACCACAGAAGAAATTCTAATGGATAACAGCCTTATTTCAAAGGGGAAAAATTTTAGTGTAGTCGCATGCAAAAGAATAGGGATAGAATATGCAGAAGAATATAAGGAGAAATTTTGGCGTTTTTATATAGATGGCAGTCCGAATATTTCCAAGAAATTATAA
- a CDS encoding 5-formyltetrahydrofolate cyclo-ligase, which produces MKKEKMEMRKILLDRRDQISSTQKENLDEEIFKKFIKSTFYKNAKTIFIFVSFGSEVNTHKIIEQAISDGKNICVPKINSKEKGMEVFKIEGMADLKEGYYGVLEPFVDRSKVAEEEIDLVVVPGIGFDINGYRLGYGGGFYDKFFNNMKKEVPKIALGYNVQMVDEVTTEEHDERVNGLITETHTYIFVC; this is translated from the coding sequence GTGAAAAAAGAGAAGATGGAAATGAGAAAAATTCTTTTGGACAGAAGAGATCAGATAAGTTCAACCCAAAAAGAGAATTTGGATGAAGAGATATTTAAAAAATTTATAAAAAGTACTTTTTATAAAAATGCAAAAACAATTTTTATTTTTGTAAGCTTTGGAAGTGAGGTAAATACTCATAAAATAATAGAACAAGCCATAAGTGACGGAAAAAATATATGCGTTCCCAAAATAAATTCAAAAGAGAAGGGTATGGAGGTATTTAAAATAGAGGGCATGGCCGACCTAAAAGAGGGATATTACGGAGTATTAGAGCCTTTCGTGGATAGATCAAAAGTTGCCGAGGAAGAGATAGACCTTGTTGTTGTTCCTGGGATTGGATTTGATATAAACGGTTACAGATTAGGCTACGGTGGTGGATTCTACGATAAGTTTTTTAATAATATGAAAAAAGAGGTTCCTAAGATAGCATTAGGATATAATGTTCAGATGGTAGATGAAGTGACAACAGAGGAACATGATGAGAGAGTAAATGGACTTATAACAGAGACCCATACTTATATATTCGTTTGCTAG
- a CDS encoding tartrate dehydrogenase: MKKYKIAVIPGDGIGVEVMKEGVKVLETLSKLTGEVGFDFTWYDWGCEYYLENGKMMDDDGLKMLKNFDAILLGAVGFPGVPDHISLRDLLLKIRQGFDQYINYRPVKLLSELDCPIKNKKPGDIDMVFIRENTEGEYAGIGGIEKEGKEEEIALQTSVFTRKTTEKVMDYAFDLAKKRGKLNHLTSITKSNALNHSMVFWDKIFKEKKAKYPDIKTAEYHVDAAAMYMIQRPETFDVVVASNLFGDILTDLGAALQGGLGFAAGANINPEGKYPSMFEPVHGSAPEIAGKGLANPIAMIWTIKIMLDFLGHEALGDTVMRAIERSLKNREDLTPDMGGKGSTSQVGEIICSLINKKLS, from the coding sequence ATGAAAAAATACAAAATCGCAGTGATTCCAGGAGACGGTATCGGAGTAGAGGTTATGAAGGAAGGGGTAAAAGTCCTAGAAACCTTGTCAAAACTCACAGGAGAAGTGGGATTTGATTTCACCTGGTATGACTGGGGGTGCGAGTATTACCTAGAAAATGGTAAAATGATGGATGATGACGGCCTCAAAATGCTGAAAAATTTTGATGCCATACTTTTAGGGGCAGTTGGATTCCCAGGTGTTCCCGACCACATATCTCTGAGAGACCTGCTTTTAAAAATAAGACAGGGATTTGACCAGTATATCAACTATAGGCCTGTAAAGCTTCTTTCAGAATTAGACTGTCCCATCAAAAATAAAAAACCAGGGGACATAGACATGGTATTTATCAGGGAAAATACTGAAGGTGAATATGCTGGTATAGGTGGGATCGAAAAAGAGGGCAAAGAGGAAGAGATAGCTCTTCAGACAAGTGTATTCACCCGTAAAACCACCGAAAAGGTGATGGACTATGCTTTTGATCTGGCCAAAAAAAGAGGTAAGCTCAATCACCTCACAAGTATAACAAAATCAAATGCCTTAAACCACAGCATGGTTTTCTGGGACAAAATCTTCAAAGAAAAGAAGGCAAAATACCCAGATATAAAAACTGCAGAATATCATGTGGACGCCGCTGCCATGTATATGATACAAAGACCCGAGACTTTTGATGTTGTTGTGGCATCAAACCTATTCGGAGATATACTTACGGACCTAGGTGCAGCTCTTCAGGGTGGTCTAGGATTTGCGGCAGGAGCCAATATCAATCCAGAGGGAAAATACCCTTCTATGTTTGAACCGGTACATGGATCTGCACCTGAGATCGCAGGAAAAGGCCTCGCCAATCCTATAGCCATGATATGGACTATAAAAATCATGCTAGATTTCCTAGGACACGAGGCTTTGGGCGACACCGTAATGAGAGCTATAGAAAGATCACTGAAAAACAGAGAGGATCTCACTCCTGATATGGGAGGTAAGGGTTCTACTAGCCAGGTTGGAGAGATTATCTGCAGTCTTATAAATAAAAAACTTAGTTGA
- a CDS encoding DNA-3-methyladenine glycosylase: protein MKIKKEFYQRDGLIVAKELLGKVLYRKEGEIIYKGRIVEVEAYLGPHDKASHGYNNRKTNRTEVMFREGGFSYVYLIYGMYNCLNVVTGKQGIPEAVLIRALDPLEGIEEIINLL, encoded by the coding sequence ATGAAAATAAAAAAAGAATTTTATCAAAGGGATGGCCTCATAGTGGCGAAGGAACTTCTTGGGAAGGTTCTGTACCGAAAAGAAGGGGAGATTATCTACAAGGGGCGAATAGTTGAAGTAGAGGCATATCTTGGGCCTCATGACAAGGCATCCCACGGATACAATAACAGAAAAACCAATAGAACAGAGGTGATGTTCAGGGAAGGGGGATTTTCTTATGTCTACCTAATCTACGGTATGTACAATTGTCTTAATGTAGTTACAGGGAAACAGGGAATACCTGAGGCTGTCCTCATAAGGGCCTTAGATCCCTTAGAGGGTATAGAAGAAATTATAAATTTACTATGA
- the efp gene encoding elongation factor P yields the protein MKTAQEISSGNIIKIGEEVFIIQKATYNKSGRNSAVVKFKMKNLITGQVKEEVMKASDKLDDIRLDKKTMQFLYEVGGDYNFMDQETFEQIALTADDLGDAINYLKEEMFIDILLYEERPVGVELPNSVEREVTYTEPGLRGDTTGKVLKPATIETGYELSVPLFVNIGDLIRIDTRNGEYLERVNK from the coding sequence CAAAATAGGTGAAGAAGTATTTATCATTCAAAAAGCTACTTATAACAAATCAGGAAGAAACTCTGCAGTTGTAAAGTTCAAAATGAAGAACCTTATCACAGGGCAAGTAAAAGAAGAAGTTATGAAGGCATCTGACAAGCTTGACGATATCAGACTTGACAAAAAGACGATGCAGTTTCTATATGAAGTTGGAGGAGACTACAACTTTATGGATCAGGAAACTTTTGAGCAGATCGCTCTTACAGCTGATGATCTGGGAGACGCAATTAACTACCTAAAGGAAGAGATGTTTATAGACATCCTACTATACGAAGAGAGACCTGTAGGTGTTGAGCTTCCTAACTCTGTAGAGAGAGAAGTTACTTATACAGAGCCAGGATTAAGAGGAGATACTACTGGAAAGGTACTGAAGCCAGCTACAATAGAGACTGGATATGAATTAAGCGTGCCACTATTTGTAAACATCGGAGACCTCATCAGAATTGACACAAGAAACGGTGAGTACCTAGAGAGAGTAAATAAATAA
- a CDS encoding AEC family transporter, whose translation MNRIINSVMLIMLLMGTGCFFANKKILGEQSNKLFSYLVLNLCLPCLIILGLTSRFTREGLMKSTQWLGLSFAILIILVLVARLASFSPFIKRKELFQLSFVFANTVFIGLPVNIALFGDESIPYIFLFYFANTTFFWTYGVYCVRKGGSIKEGFKKLMNPATISFFVGVLMILFDLNVPEFLAPYMRYVGGMTTPIAMLYLGTAIYSLGIKSLKPDFESVISLITRFVLAPLIGFVIIKIADGFLSLPAILKKVYFMQNTMPIMTNVAILSGYYNKTPEEASKLVGLSTIMVVITIPVYAFLVEILF comes from the coding sequence TTGAATAGAATAATAAACAGCGTCATGCTAATAATGCTCCTGATGGGAACAGGATGCTTTTTTGCAAACAAAAAAATACTCGGAGAACAGAGCAACAAGCTTTTTTCCTATCTTGTACTAAATTTATGCCTTCCATGTCTTATAATTTTGGGATTAACAAGCCGATTTACAAGAGAAGGACTCATGAAATCAACACAGTGGCTGGGACTCTCCTTTGCCATACTTATAATTCTTGTCCTTGTGGCCAGATTAGCCAGTTTTAGTCCATTTATAAAGAGGAAGGAACTTTTTCAGCTCTCTTTTGTTTTTGCAAATACGGTATTTATAGGCTTACCTGTGAATATCGCCCTTTTTGGGGATGAGAGTATTCCTTATATATTTCTATTTTATTTTGCAAACACCACATTTTTCTGGACTTATGGTGTCTACTGTGTCCGTAAAGGCGGAAGCATAAAAGAGGGATTCAAAAAACTTATGAACCCAGCCACCATATCATTTTTTGTGGGTGTCCTAATGATTCTTTTCGACTTAAATGTCCCAGAATTTTTGGCTCCCTATATGAGATACGTTGGAGGGATGACCACTCCTATTGCCATGCTTTATTTAGGTACAGCCATCTACAGTTTAGGAATCAAATCTCTGAAACCTGATTTTGAGTCTGTAATAAGTCTTATTACAAGATTTGTATTAGCTCCATTGATCGGCTTTGTGATAATAAAAATAGCCGACGGTTTCCTTAGTCTTCCTGCCATATTAAAAAAAGTTTATTTCATGCAAAATACCATGCCTATCATGACAAATGTGGCAATACTTAGCGGATACTATAACAAAACTCCAGAAGAGGCATCTAAGCTCGTAGGGCTCTCTACAATTATGGTAGTAATCACAATCCCTGTATATGCGTTCTTAGTAGAGATTCTTTTTTAA
- the ygiD gene encoding 4,5-DOPA dioxygenase extradiol codes for MSKKQPVLFIGHGNPMNAISDNSFTKSLKKISENIEKPEAILVISAHWQTRGTSITASDNPRQIYDFYGFPEDLYRVVYNPKGKKELSSYIVKALNEVDTTVIGVDYWGLDHGSWAVLTHIYPEADIPVLQLSLDAGLDEKSHYELGKKLSFLRDMGVLVIGSGNIVHNLKEMGRETYSEPHPWAVEFDRYISESIIAGKHEKLISYKKAGECSELSLPTDEHYLPLLYIAAMQNEGEKVEFLFDEIHHSSLSMRCLKIG; via the coding sequence ATGAGTAAAAAACAACCCGTTTTATTTATAGGACATGGTAATCCAATGAATGCCATATCAGACAATAGTTTTACAAAATCTCTAAAGAAAATATCTGAAAACATAGAGAAACCCGAGGCGATACTGGTAATATCAGCACACTGGCAGACAAGGGGGACCAGTATAACAGCTTCTGATAATCCGAGGCAGATATACGATTTTTATGGTTTTCCAGAGGACCTTTACAGGGTGGTTTACAACCCCAAAGGTAAAAAAGAGCTTTCAAGCTACATAGTTAAGGCTCTAAATGAAGTAGATACGACAGTTATAGGAGTTGATTACTGGGGCCTCGATCACGGTTCCTGGGCAGTTCTTACCCATATCTATCCAGAGGCAGACATTCCCGTATTGCAGCTGAGCCTCGATGCGGGTCTAGATGAAAAGTCTCATTATGAGCTTGGGAAAAAACTCTCCTTTTTGAGGGATATGGGAGTACTTGTAATAGGAAGCGGTAATATAGTGCATAACCTGAAAGAGATGGGCCGTGAAACTTACTCAGAGCCTCATCCGTGGGCTGTGGAGTTTGATAGGTATATATCGGAATCGATAATTGCAGGTAAGCATGAAAAACTCATATCTTATAAAAAAGCAGGTGAGTGCTCAGAACTCTCACTTCCAACTGATGAGCATTATCTTCCACTGCTGTATATAGCAGCGATGCAGAATGAAGGCGAAAAGGTAGAGTTTTTATTTGATGAGATACATCATTCCTCTCTTTCCATGAGGTGTCTGAAGATAGGATAA